One genomic region from Nilaparvata lugens isolate BPH chromosome 3, ASM1435652v1, whole genome shotgun sequence encodes:
- the LOC120350407 gene encoding mitochondrial ornithine transporter 1-like, with protein sequence MGVFRGIVPTMAREMPGYFFFFGGYEATRIMLTPEGKTKDECGALRTMAAGAVGGVSFWTAVFPFDVVKSRIQVGQMSDGSMFTNMLTMFRNEGCAESLLEHVDVHELAEMVDTQLQQEMWTAPLELIDKVSTMYLEGRLRRVFTPEELSRSELRWELLSIYNNTY encoded by the exons ATGGGAGTATTCAGAGGTATAGTGCCGACAATGGCCCGCGAAATGCCTGGGTATTTCTTTTTCTTCGGTGGATATGAAGCTACAAGAATCATGTTAACACCAGAGGGAAAGACGAAGGATGAATGTG GAGCCCTGCGGACAATGGCGGCTGGAGCGGTGGGTGGCGTCAGTTTCTGGACGGCGGTGTTTCCATTTGACGTGGTCAAGTCGCGCATCCAAGTCGGCCAAATGTCTGACGGCTCCATGTTCACCAACATGCTAACCATGTTCAGAAACGAAG GATGCGCTGAATCGCTGTTAGAGCATGTAGATGTTCATGAGTTGGCCGAAATGGTTGACACTCAGTTGCAGCAGGAGATGTGGACAGCGCCACTCGAACTCATCGACAAAGTGTCCACCATGTACCTCGAGGGGAGGCTCAGGCGCGTCTTCACGCCAGAAGAACTATCTAGAAGTGAGTTGCGTTGGGAACTTCTAtcgatttataataatacgtaTTGA
- the LOC111050051 gene encoding phosphatidylinositol N-acetylglucosaminyltransferase subunit A isoform X2, producing MVSDFFYPNMGGVEEHIFNLSQCLLLRGHKVIVMTHAYEDRIGVRYMTNGLKVYYLPMKTFYNQCVLPTCISALPLIRYVFLREQVTIVHGHSAFSALAHEASIIARLLGIKTIFTDHSLFGFADTSAIITNKLLELSLADCNHCICVSHIGKENTVLRARVNHERVSVIPNAVDTTVFTPQPENRKKDAITIVVVSRLVYRKGIDLLAQIIVDICQKYKTIEFVIGGDGSKRALLEETCERHGLTSRVEILGSLAHSQVRNVLTRGHIFLNTSLTEAYCMAIVEAASCGLQVVSTRVGGIPEVLPPELIYLTEPNVPSLLAGLEKAIADLESGMVVSPIECHLKVKALYNWMNITERTEKVYNLVVGEPVKDLTAQLQSYLSPDGKMSTGMFLFTVLICFLYLMLRALEWLVPRNEIDLARDFNRQERESPAHKRRRSE from the exons ATGGTGTCCGACTTCTTCTACCCAAACATGGGTGGAGTTGAGGAGCATATATTCAATCTATCACAATGTCTCCTTCTTAGAGGACATAAAGTTATTGTCATGACACATGCTTATGAGGACCGTATTGGAGTTCGATATATGACTAATGGTCTCAAG GTGTATTATCTTCCGATGAAAACATTCTACAATCAGTGCGTACTGCCAACCTGCATCAGTGCTCTGCCCCTGATTCGCTACGTGTTCCTCAGAGAGCAAGTAACCATCGTTCATGGTCATTCGGCTTTCTCGGCGTTGGCTCACGAGGCTTCGATCATCGCTCGACTGCTTGGCATCAAG ACCATTTTCACGGATCATTCCCTTTTTGGATTTGCTGATACATCGGCGATAATCACGAACAAACTGCTGGAACTTTCGTTAGCCGATTGTAATCACTGTATATGTGTATCACATATAGG CAAAGAGAACACGGTACTGAGGGCTCGAGTCAATCATGAGCGGGTGTCTGTAATCCCAAATGCTGTTGACACAACCGTCTTCACTCCTCAGCCAGAAAACCGCAAAAAAGATGCAA TTACTATTGTTGTCGTCAGTCGACTCGTTTACCGGAAGGGTATTGACCTGCTGGCCCAAATAATCGTAGACATCTGCCAAAAATATAAAACA ATTGAGTTTGTGATTGGCGGGGATGGTAGCAAACGTGCATTATTGGAGGAGACGTGTGAACGTCATGGACTGACCTCTAGAGTTGAGATTCTAGGCAGTCTTGCTCACTCTCAAGTCCGCAACGTTCTAACAAGGGGCCACATATTCCTCAATACATCTTTGACTGAGGCTTATTGCATGGCTATTGTTGAAGCTGCATCTTGCGG GCTACAGGTAGTCAGTACAAGAGTTGGCGGGATTCCTGAAGTTCTTCCACCTGAACTAATTTACTTGACTGAACCCAATGTTCCAT CTTTGTTAGCTGGCCTGGAGAAAGCAATAGCGGACTTGGAGAGTGGAATGGTAGTCTCTCCTATCGAATGTCATCTCAAGGTCAAAGCACTCTACAACTGGATGAATATCACTGAACGCACTGAGAAAGTTTACAATTTGGTCGTCGGAGAACCAGTCAAAGATTTAACTGCTCAACTACAGAG ttaCCTGTCACCTGATGGCAAAATGTCAACCGGCATGTTCCTGTTCACTGTGCTGATATGTTTCTTGTACCTCATGCTACGAGCTCTCGAATGGCTTGTACCACGAAAT GAAATTGATTTGGCAAGAGATTTCAACAGACAAGAGAGGGAATCGCCAGCTCACAAGCGCAGACGcagtgaataa
- the LOC111050051 gene encoding phosphatidylinositol N-acetylglucosaminyltransferase subunit A isoform X1, translating into MRHKICMVSDFFYPNMGGVEEHIFNLSQCLLLRGHKVIVMTHAYEDRIGVRYMTNGLKVYYLPMKTFYNQCVLPTCISALPLIRYVFLREQVTIVHGHSAFSALAHEASIIARLLGIKTIFTDHSLFGFADTSAIITNKLLELSLADCNHCICVSHIGKENTVLRARVNHERVSVIPNAVDTTVFTPQPENRKKDAITIVVVSRLVYRKGIDLLAQIIVDICQKYKTIEFVIGGDGSKRALLEETCERHGLTSRVEILGSLAHSQVRNVLTRGHIFLNTSLTEAYCMAIVEAASCGLQVVSTRVGGIPEVLPPELIYLTEPNVPSLLAGLEKAIADLESGMVVSPIECHLKVKALYNWMNITERTEKVYNLVVGEPVKDLTAQLQSYLSPDGKMSTGMFLFTVLICFLYLMLRALEWLVPRNEIDLARDFNRQERESPAHKRRRSE; encoded by the exons ATGCGACATAAAATATG CATGGTGTCCGACTTCTTCTACCCAAACATGGGTGGAGTTGAGGAGCATATATTCAATCTATCACAATGTCTCCTTCTTAGAGGACATAAAGTTATTGTCATGACACATGCTTATGAGGACCGTATTGGAGTTCGATATATGACTAATGGTCTCAAG GTGTATTATCTTCCGATGAAAACATTCTACAATCAGTGCGTACTGCCAACCTGCATCAGTGCTCTGCCCCTGATTCGCTACGTGTTCCTCAGAGAGCAAGTAACCATCGTTCATGGTCATTCGGCTTTCTCGGCGTTGGCTCACGAGGCTTCGATCATCGCTCGACTGCTTGGCATCAAG ACCATTTTCACGGATCATTCCCTTTTTGGATTTGCTGATACATCGGCGATAATCACGAACAAACTGCTGGAACTTTCGTTAGCCGATTGTAATCACTGTATATGTGTATCACATATAGG CAAAGAGAACACGGTACTGAGGGCTCGAGTCAATCATGAGCGGGTGTCTGTAATCCCAAATGCTGTTGACACAACCGTCTTCACTCCTCAGCCAGAAAACCGCAAAAAAGATGCAA TTACTATTGTTGTCGTCAGTCGACTCGTTTACCGGAAGGGTATTGACCTGCTGGCCCAAATAATCGTAGACATCTGCCAAAAATATAAAACA ATTGAGTTTGTGATTGGCGGGGATGGTAGCAAACGTGCATTATTGGAGGAGACGTGTGAACGTCATGGACTGACCTCTAGAGTTGAGATTCTAGGCAGTCTTGCTCACTCTCAAGTCCGCAACGTTCTAACAAGGGGCCACATATTCCTCAATACATCTTTGACTGAGGCTTATTGCATGGCTATTGTTGAAGCTGCATCTTGCGG GCTACAGGTAGTCAGTACAAGAGTTGGCGGGATTCCTGAAGTTCTTCCACCTGAACTAATTTACTTGACTGAACCCAATGTTCCAT CTTTGTTAGCTGGCCTGGAGAAAGCAATAGCGGACTTGGAGAGTGGAATGGTAGTCTCTCCTATCGAATGTCATCTCAAGGTCAAAGCACTCTACAACTGGATGAATATCACTGAACGCACTGAGAAAGTTTACAATTTGGTCGTCGGAGAACCAGTCAAAGATTTAACTGCTCAACTACAGAG ttaCCTGTCACCTGATGGCAAAATGTCAACCGGCATGTTCCTGTTCACTGTGCTGATATGTTTCTTGTACCTCATGCTACGAGCTCTCGAATGGCTTGTACCACGAAAT GAAATTGATTTGGCAAGAGATTTCAACAGACAAGAGAGGGAATCGCCAGCTCACAAGCGCAGACGcagtgaataa